From the genome of Anopheles moucheti chromosome 3, idAnoMoucSN_F20_07, whole genome shotgun sequence, one region includes:
- the LOC128301039 gene encoding serine/threonine-protein phosphatase PP2A 65 kDa regulatory subunit isoform X2, with amino-acid sequence MAASASGDKAADDSLYPIAVLIDELKNEDIQLRLNSIKKLSTIALALGEERTRNELIPFLTESIYDEDEVLLALAEQLGNFIPLVGGPEYAMYLIPPLESLATVEETVVREKAVESLRTVAGQHSAQDLEVHLVPTLQRLVSGDWFTSRTSACGLFSVCYPRVSAAVKSELRINFRTLCQDETPMVRRAAAGKLGEFAKVVELEYLKSDLIPTFVQMAQDEQDSVRLLAVEACVSIAQLLPQDEVELNVMPTLRQCVNDNSWRVRYMVSEKLTDLQKAVGQEITKNDLVSAFQFLLKDSEAEVRASASAKVTEFCANLDKTCQEQIIMTSILPCVKELVADSNQHVKSALASVIMGLSPIVGRNNTIEHLLPLFLIQLKDEWPEVRLNIISTLDCINDVIGIQQLSQSLLPAIVELAEDSKWRVRLAIIEYMPLLAGQLGQEFFNQKLRDLCFNWLNDHVYAIREAATLNMKKIVQTFGTQWAETNIINQILLMCKNSNYLHRMTCLFCINALADVCGADIIERLFLPTIKVLSTDLVANVRFNVAKTLQKLTPFLDQAAIDEHVKPILEKLNTDTDVDVKYFASEAMVSSAA; translated from the exons ATGGCTGCCAGTGCGAGCGGTGATAAAGCTGCGGATGATTCACTGTATCCGATTGCCGTGTTGATCGATGAGTTGAAAAATGAAGATATTCAG ctGCGCCTGAACTCGATCAAGAAACTATCGACGATTGCACTAGCCCTGGGCGAGGAACGCACCCGCAATGAGCTAATTCCCTTCCTGACGGAGTCCATCTATGACGAGGATGAGGTTTTGCTGGCATTGGCCGAGCAGCTCGGTAACTTCATTCCGCTGGTTGGCGGACCCGAGTATGCGATGTACTTGATTCCACCGCTTGAATCGTTGGCCACGGTTGAGGAGACGGTGGTGCGCGAGAAGGCGGTCGAGTCGCTCCGTACCGTTGCCGGCCAGCACAGTGCCCAGGATTTGGAGGTTCATCTCGTGCCAACGTTGCAGCGTTTGGTGTCGGGCGATTGGTTCACATCCCGCACGTCCGCTTGTGGCCTGTTTTCCGTGTGCTATCCGCGCGTATCGGCCGCCGTAAAGTCGGAATTGCGCATTAACTTCCGCACACTGTGCCAGGACGAAACGCCCATGGTGCGCCGTGCCGCTGCTGGAAAGCTTGGGGAGTTCGCTAAGGTGGTTGAGCTGGAGTACCTCAAGTCGGATTTGATTCCCACGTTCGTACAGATGGCACAGGATGAGCAGGACTCCGTTCGGCTGTTGGCTGTGGAGGCGTGCGTTAGCATCGCTCAACTGCTTCCCCAGGATGAGGTCGAACTC AATGTAATGCCAACGCTACGCCAGTGCGTCAACGATAACTCATGGCGCGTCCGGTATATGGTGTCGGAAAAGCTGACCGATTTGCAGAAGGCCGTCGGGCAGGAGATTACCAAGAACGATCTCGTCTCTGCCTTCCAGTTTCTGCTGAAGGATAGCGAGGCCGAGGTGCGTGCCTCAGCCTCGGCCAAGGTGACCGAATTCTGCGCCAATTTGGACAAAACCTGCCAGGAACAGATCATTATGACGTCGATTTTGCCGTGCGTGAAGGAACTCGTCGCCGACTCGAACCAGCACGTCAAGTCGGCCCTCGCGTCGGTCATCATGGGCCTGAGCCCGATCGTGGGCCGGAACAACACGATCGAGCACCTGCTGCCGCTTTTCCTGATCCAGCTGAAGGATGAATGGCCCGAGGTGCGGCTTAACATTATCTCGACGCTGGACTGCATCAACGATGTGATCGGCATTCAGCAGCTGTCCCAGTCGCTGCTGCCCGCCATCGTTGAGCTGGCGGAGGATAGCAAATGGCGTGTCCGTCTAGCCATCATCGAGTACATGCCGCTGCTGGCCGGTCAGCTTGGGCAGGAATTTTTCAACCAGAAGCTGCGCGATCTGTGCTTCAACTGGCTGAACGATCACGTGTACGCGATCCGTGAGGCGGCCACACTGAACATGAAGAAAATTGTGCAAACGTTTGGCACCCAGTGGGCGGAAACGAACATTATCAATCAGATTTTGCTCATGTGCAAAAACAGCAACTATTTGCACC GAATGACCTGCCTGTTCTGCATTAATGCGCTGGCCGACGTTTGCGGTGCGGACATCATCGAGCGGCTGTTCCTGCCGACCATCAAAGTATTATCGACGGATCTGGTTGCGAATGTGCGCTTCAACGTGGCGAAAACCCTACAGAAACTGACGCCATTCCTCGACCAGGCTGCCATCGATGAACACGTGAAGCCGATCCTGGAGAAGCTCAACACCGACACGGACGTGGACGTGAAATACTTTGCCTCGGAAGCGATGGTGAGCAGTGCCG CCTAA
- the LOC128302639 gene encoding uncharacterized protein LOC128302639, with translation MLGSSIAQEEGPFMKQFQVNIQIREPSGIMIWTRANPLIHKFGVELYVGVADGGVVFSKPIYDRELVDEAPDIVDGKFLFRDDYMVVKRGYLGRYRFFIEYNETISQSNFRNIIVMDDLFFRPKNNYCFSQCLVSDQNQTPEEVAHVKDILEQKIMQCIGSQATKYLFFPLENAAKLVSDPELYVKYRLWHVDALKPLVSNVVTTYLAHNGVGFQMYTLIDKFKVLELAEGFLDVVDFDTVS, from the exons ATGTTGGGCTCTTCAATAGCCCAAGAAGAAGGAccgtttatgaagcagttccAGGTGAACATACAGATAAGGGAGCCGTCCGGAATCATGATTTGGACCAGAGCTAATCCACTGATTCATAAGTTCGGAGTGGAATTGTATGTCGGTGTGGCCGATGGTGGAGTAGTCTTTTCGAAGCCCATATATGATAGAGAGTTAGTGGACGAAGCACCCGATATTGTAGATGGTAAATTTCTCTTTCGAGACGACTACATGGTCGTGAAAAGGG gctaTTTGGGACGTTACCGGTTTTTTATCGAATACAATGAGACTATTTCGCAGAGCAACTTTCGAAACATCATTGTCATGG ATGATCTATTCTTTCGGCCTAAGAACAACTATTGCTTTTCACAATGTCTCGTAAGCGATCAGAATCAAACCCCCGAAGAAGTCGCACATGTGAAAGACATCCTGGAGCAGAAGATAATGCAGTGCATCGGATCACAAGCTACGAAGTATTTGTTCTTTCCGCTGGAGAATGCAGCAAAACTCGTTTCAGACCCAGAACTGTACGTAAAGTATCGTTTATGGCACGTTGATGCACTTAAACCGTTAGTTAGTAACGTGGTCACAACCTATCTTGCCCACAATGGTGTTGGATTCCAAATGTACACACTAATCGATAAATTTAAGGTGCTGGAATTAGCTGAAGGATTTCTGGACGTGGTTGATTTCGATACAGTATCCTGA
- the LOC128301039 gene encoding serine/threonine-protein phosphatase PP2A 65 kDa regulatory subunit isoform X3 — protein MAASASGDKAADDSLYPIAVLIDELKNEDIQLRLNSIKKLSTIALALGEERTRNELIPFLTESIYDEDEVLLALAEQLGNFIPLVGGPEYAMYLIPPLESLATVEETVVREKAVESLRTVAGQHSAQDLEVHLVPTLQRLVSGDWFTSRTSACGLFSVCYPRVSAAVKSELRINFRTLCQDETPMVRRAAAGKLGEFAKVVELEYLKSDLIPTFVQMAQDEQDSVRLLAVEACVSIAQLLPQDEVELNVMPTLRQCVNDNSWRVRYMVSEKLTDLQKAVGQEITKNDLVSAFQFLLKDSEAEVRASASAKVTEFCANLDKTCQEQIIMTSILPCVKELVADSNQHVKSALASVIMGLSPIVGRNNTIEHLLPLFLIQLKDEWPEVRLNIISTLDCINDVIGIQQLSQSLLPAIVELAEDSKWRVRLAIIEYMPLLAGQLGQEFFNQKLRDLCFNWLNDHVYAIREAATLNMKKIVQTFGTQWAETNIINQILLMCKNSNYLHRMTCLFCINALADVCGADIIERLFLPTIKVLSTDLVANVRFNVAKTLQKLTPFLDQAAIDEHVKPILEKLNTDTDVDVKYFASEAMQPK, from the exons ATGGCTGCCAGTGCGAGCGGTGATAAAGCTGCGGATGATTCACTGTATCCGATTGCCGTGTTGATCGATGAGTTGAAAAATGAAGATATTCAG ctGCGCCTGAACTCGATCAAGAAACTATCGACGATTGCACTAGCCCTGGGCGAGGAACGCACCCGCAATGAGCTAATTCCCTTCCTGACGGAGTCCATCTATGACGAGGATGAGGTTTTGCTGGCATTGGCCGAGCAGCTCGGTAACTTCATTCCGCTGGTTGGCGGACCCGAGTATGCGATGTACTTGATTCCACCGCTTGAATCGTTGGCCACGGTTGAGGAGACGGTGGTGCGCGAGAAGGCGGTCGAGTCGCTCCGTACCGTTGCCGGCCAGCACAGTGCCCAGGATTTGGAGGTTCATCTCGTGCCAACGTTGCAGCGTTTGGTGTCGGGCGATTGGTTCACATCCCGCACGTCCGCTTGTGGCCTGTTTTCCGTGTGCTATCCGCGCGTATCGGCCGCCGTAAAGTCGGAATTGCGCATTAACTTCCGCACACTGTGCCAGGACGAAACGCCCATGGTGCGCCGTGCCGCTGCTGGAAAGCTTGGGGAGTTCGCTAAGGTGGTTGAGCTGGAGTACCTCAAGTCGGATTTGATTCCCACGTTCGTACAGATGGCACAGGATGAGCAGGACTCCGTTCGGCTGTTGGCTGTGGAGGCGTGCGTTAGCATCGCTCAACTGCTTCCCCAGGATGAGGTCGAACTC AATGTAATGCCAACGCTACGCCAGTGCGTCAACGATAACTCATGGCGCGTCCGGTATATGGTGTCGGAAAAGCTGACCGATTTGCAGAAGGCCGTCGGGCAGGAGATTACCAAGAACGATCTCGTCTCTGCCTTCCAGTTTCTGCTGAAGGATAGCGAGGCCGAGGTGCGTGCCTCAGCCTCGGCCAAGGTGACCGAATTCTGCGCCAATTTGGACAAAACCTGCCAGGAACAGATCATTATGACGTCGATTTTGCCGTGCGTGAAGGAACTCGTCGCCGACTCGAACCAGCACGTCAAGTCGGCCCTCGCGTCGGTCATCATGGGCCTGAGCCCGATCGTGGGCCGGAACAACACGATCGAGCACCTGCTGCCGCTTTTCCTGATCCAGCTGAAGGATGAATGGCCCGAGGTGCGGCTTAACATTATCTCGACGCTGGACTGCATCAACGATGTGATCGGCATTCAGCAGCTGTCCCAGTCGCTGCTGCCCGCCATCGTTGAGCTGGCGGAGGATAGCAAATGGCGTGTCCGTCTAGCCATCATCGAGTACATGCCGCTGCTGGCCGGTCAGCTTGGGCAGGAATTTTTCAACCAGAAGCTGCGCGATCTGTGCTTCAACTGGCTGAACGATCACGTGTACGCGATCCGTGAGGCGGCCACACTGAACATGAAGAAAATTGTGCAAACGTTTGGCACCCAGTGGGCGGAAACGAACATTATCAATCAGATTTTGCTCATGTGCAAAAACAGCAACTATTTGCACC GAATGACCTGCCTGTTCTGCATTAATGCGCTGGCCGACGTTTGCGGTGCGGACATCATCGAGCGGCTGTTCCTGCCGACCATCAAAGTATTATCGACGGATCTGGTTGCGAATGTGCGCTTCAACGTGGCGAAAACCCTACAGAAACTGACGCCATTCCTCGACCAGGCTGCCATCGATGAACACGTGAAGCCGATCCTGGAGAAGCTCAACACCGACACGGACGTGGACGTGAAATACTTTGCCTCGGAAGCGATG CAGCCTAAATAA
- the LOC128301041 gene encoding uncharacterized protein LOC128301041 — protein MFLDYLFHRPKNSYCFSQCLANDQEQVHREIAHVKDILEQKIMQCIGSQASKYLFFPLENTDKLVSDPELYVKYRLWHVDALKPLVSNVVTTYLAHNGVGFEMYSLIDKLKVLELGEGYLDVVDLDNQLN, from the coding sequence ATGTTTCTAGATTACCTTTTCCATCGGCCGAAGAACAGCTATTGCTTCTCACAATGTCTCGCCAATGACCAGGAACAAGTTCATCGGGAGATCGCACATGTGAAGGACATCCTGGAGCAGAAGATAATGCAGTGCATCGGATCGCAAGCTTCGAAGTATTTGTTCTTTCCGCTGGAGAATACAGACAAGTTGGTTTCGGATCCGGAACTGTACGTAAAGTATCGTTTATGGCACGTTGATGCACTTAAACCGTTAGTTAGCAACGTGGTCACAACCTATCTTGCCCACAATGGTGTTGGATTTGAAATGTATTCATTAATCGATAAATTGAAGGTACTAGAGTTAGGTGAAGGCTATCTGGACGTGGTTGATTTGGATAATCAATTGAATTAG
- the LOC128302640 gene encoding uncharacterized protein LOC128302640 produces MFNVVSVILNYSIPKLHFISDTVSKSTTSRNPSANSSTLNLSISVYIWNPTPVEYQRILNNYIQKGRRKLEACSYSKMKASCPARERVNASVCSTSTIETATTSTLPSARADHQFQPGPNTSVTAIINNLPLPTCKASFDKVTSISDSKHTVEMSKSSSLSCPTLYQSATNRTTAGLLKTARLYHCRDCSSSYNSSELLRKHSCIIAEQYQCHLCLREFRKRKTLDQHMKSHDKVFSTDDDLRK; encoded by the exons ATGTTTAATGTTGTTTCAGTGATATTGAACTACAGCATTCCAAAACTCCACTTCATCAGT GATACTGTATCGAAATCAACCACGTCCAGAAATCCTTCAGCTAATTCCAGCACCTTAAATTTATCGATTAGTGTGTACATTTGGAATCCAACACCAGTAGAGTATCAGCGTATACTCAACAACTACATTCAAAAGGGCCGCCGAAAGCTGGAAGCATGTTCCTACTCTAAAATGAAAGCTTCCTGCCCGGCTAGGGAAAGAGTGAACGCATCTGTATGTTCTACCTCAACTATCGAAACGGCAACGACATCAACGCTACCGTCCGCTAGAGCCGATCATCAGTTTCAGCCAGGTCCCAACACCTCCGTCACTGCCATTATCAATAATCTTCCCTTGCCGACGTGTAAAGCTTCATTCGACAAAGTGACCTCCATTAGTGACAGCAAACATACGGTAGAAATGAGCAAATCATCATCGTTATCCTGCCCAACGCTTTACCAAAGTGCAACGAACCGGACCACAGCGGGATTGCTCAAAACGGCTCGATTGTATCACTGCAGGGATTGTAGTTCCTCGTACAACTCCAGTGAGCTGCTCCGGAAGCACAGCTGCATTATCGCCGAACAGTATCAGTGTCATCTGTGTTTGCGTGAGTTCAGGAAACGCAAAACGCTTGACCAACATATGAAATCCCACGATAAAGTGTTTTCCACCGACGATGATTTACGGAAGTAA
- the LOC128301040 gene encoding uncharacterized protein LOC128301040, translated as MGKYSLTAFVPMVLFCLTVVSVVEGGFLDWFRSNKNKGHDVCRVEFEVLDPQGLRLWTPQKAQVKGFGVELFINPVRGRKVQQCNVCRNTTEITHGKFFLQDDNVIVKVGDILEYVIITDNGKSVQRHKPRKLIVDDGIIKPKGRCACPPGTVTPATPTDSAKQVFEEPTAEIALLERILERVSKKCAEGAMSNFLFLQTDRADGPTNDLKQIVRNYFQSKDALKPLTNSVMSAEDGSDGIVFRVTNVIDKLKILELARQDNDILDYDKLTAIDDFDIRGSFTETP; from the exons ATGGGCAAGTATAGTCTAACGGCTTTCGTGCCTATGGTGTTGTTTTGCCTCACCGTAGTCAGTGTTGTGGAGGGTGGATTTTTGGATTGGTtccgaagcaacaaaaacaagggTCACGATGTGTGTCGCGTTGAGTTCGAGGTGCTTGACCCGCAAGGGTTGCGCTTATGGACGCCCCAAAAAGCCCAAGTCAAAGGATTCGGTGTGGAACTGTTCATTAATCCTGTGCGCGGGCGTAAGGTGCAGCAGTGCAACGTGTGCCGTAACACAACGGAGATTACGCACGGGAAATTCTTCCTGCAGGATGACAACGTGATCGTCAAGGTTGGGGACATACTGGAGTATGTGATCATTACCGATAACGGGAAGTCTGTCCAGCGCCACAAACCAAGGAAACTGATAGTGGATG ACGGCATCATCAAGCCGAAAGGAAGATGTGCCTGTCCGCCTGGTACCGTAACTCCGGCCACACCGACGGATTCCGCCAAGCAGGTGTTTGAAGAACCAACCGCCGAGATAGCTCTGCTCGAACGCATTCTTGAAAGAGTGTCGAAAAAGTGTGCCGAAGGTGCCATGTCCAACTTCCTCTTCCTACAAACGGATCGGGCCGATGGACCGACCAACGATTTGAAACAGATTGTGCGTAATTACTTCCAGAGCAAGGACGCTCTGAAGCCACTGACGAATTCGGTCATGTCCGCGGAAGATGGGTCCGATGGGATTGTCTTCCGAGTGACCAATGTTATCGATAAACTGAAAATTTTGGAGCTCGCTCGACAGGATAATGACATACTGGACTACGATAAGCTGACCGCGATCGATGACTTTGATATTCGTGGCTCATTTACTGAGACTCCATAA
- the LOC128301039 gene encoding serine/threonine-protein phosphatase PP2A 65 kDa regulatory subunit isoform X4 produces the protein MAASASGDKAADDSLYPIAVLIDELKNEDIQLRLNSIKKLSTIALALGEERTRNELIPFLTESIYDEDEVLLALAEQLGNFIPLVGGPEYAMYLIPPLESLATVEETVVREKAVESLRTVAGQHSAQDLEVHLVPTLQRLVSGDWFTSRTSACGLFSVCYPRVSAAVKSELRINFRTLCQDETPMVRRAAAGKLGEFAKVVELEYLKSDLIPTFVQMAQDEQDSVRLLAVEACVSIAQLLPQDEVELNVMPTLRQCVNDNSWRVRYMVSEKLTDLQKAVGQEITKNDLVSAFQFLLKDSEAEVRASASAKVTEFCANLDKTCQEQIIMTSILPCVKELVADSNQHVKSALASVIMGLSPIVGRNNTIEHLLPLFLIQLKDEWPEVRLNIISTLDCINDVIGIQQLSQSLLPAIVELAEDSKWRVRLAIIEYMPLLAGQLGQEFFNQKLRDLCFNWLNDHVYAIREAATLNMKKIVQTFGTQWAETNIINQILLMCKNSNYLHRMTCLFCINALADVCGADIIERLFLPTIKVLSTDLVANVRFNVAKTLQKLTPFLDQAAIDEHVKPILEKLNTDTDVDVKYFASEAMPK, from the exons ATGGCTGCCAGTGCGAGCGGTGATAAAGCTGCGGATGATTCACTGTATCCGATTGCCGTGTTGATCGATGAGTTGAAAAATGAAGATATTCAG ctGCGCCTGAACTCGATCAAGAAACTATCGACGATTGCACTAGCCCTGGGCGAGGAACGCACCCGCAATGAGCTAATTCCCTTCCTGACGGAGTCCATCTATGACGAGGATGAGGTTTTGCTGGCATTGGCCGAGCAGCTCGGTAACTTCATTCCGCTGGTTGGCGGACCCGAGTATGCGATGTACTTGATTCCACCGCTTGAATCGTTGGCCACGGTTGAGGAGACGGTGGTGCGCGAGAAGGCGGTCGAGTCGCTCCGTACCGTTGCCGGCCAGCACAGTGCCCAGGATTTGGAGGTTCATCTCGTGCCAACGTTGCAGCGTTTGGTGTCGGGCGATTGGTTCACATCCCGCACGTCCGCTTGTGGCCTGTTTTCCGTGTGCTATCCGCGCGTATCGGCCGCCGTAAAGTCGGAATTGCGCATTAACTTCCGCACACTGTGCCAGGACGAAACGCCCATGGTGCGCCGTGCCGCTGCTGGAAAGCTTGGGGAGTTCGCTAAGGTGGTTGAGCTGGAGTACCTCAAGTCGGATTTGATTCCCACGTTCGTACAGATGGCACAGGATGAGCAGGACTCCGTTCGGCTGTTGGCTGTGGAGGCGTGCGTTAGCATCGCTCAACTGCTTCCCCAGGATGAGGTCGAACTC AATGTAATGCCAACGCTACGCCAGTGCGTCAACGATAACTCATGGCGCGTCCGGTATATGGTGTCGGAAAAGCTGACCGATTTGCAGAAGGCCGTCGGGCAGGAGATTACCAAGAACGATCTCGTCTCTGCCTTCCAGTTTCTGCTGAAGGATAGCGAGGCCGAGGTGCGTGCCTCAGCCTCGGCCAAGGTGACCGAATTCTGCGCCAATTTGGACAAAACCTGCCAGGAACAGATCATTATGACGTCGATTTTGCCGTGCGTGAAGGAACTCGTCGCCGACTCGAACCAGCACGTCAAGTCGGCCCTCGCGTCGGTCATCATGGGCCTGAGCCCGATCGTGGGCCGGAACAACACGATCGAGCACCTGCTGCCGCTTTTCCTGATCCAGCTGAAGGATGAATGGCCCGAGGTGCGGCTTAACATTATCTCGACGCTGGACTGCATCAACGATGTGATCGGCATTCAGCAGCTGTCCCAGTCGCTGCTGCCCGCCATCGTTGAGCTGGCGGAGGATAGCAAATGGCGTGTCCGTCTAGCCATCATCGAGTACATGCCGCTGCTGGCCGGTCAGCTTGGGCAGGAATTTTTCAACCAGAAGCTGCGCGATCTGTGCTTCAACTGGCTGAACGATCACGTGTACGCGATCCGTGAGGCGGCCACACTGAACATGAAGAAAATTGTGCAAACGTTTGGCACCCAGTGGGCGGAAACGAACATTATCAATCAGATTTTGCTCATGTGCAAAAACAGCAACTATTTGCACC GAATGACCTGCCTGTTCTGCATTAATGCGCTGGCCGACGTTTGCGGTGCGGACATCATCGAGCGGCTGTTCCTGCCGACCATCAAAGTATTATCGACGGATCTGGTTGCGAATGTGCGCTTCAACGTGGCGAAAACCCTACAGAAACTGACGCCATTCCTCGACCAGGCTGCCATCGATGAACACGTGAAGCCGATCCTGGAGAAGCTCAACACCGACACGGACGTGGACGTGAAATACTTTGCCTCGGAAGCGATG CCTAAATAA
- the LOC128302641 gene encoding uncharacterized protein LOC128302641, translating into MTQEHAQLPEYLVFMKQFSVQVQIREPAGIMIWTRNSPLIEMFGLELHVGRKNHSHGEPHWDRELLVNTSTIVDGKFLIRDDNMVVKQGEIIRYRFSVLHKKTLSHSNFRRIIVTDYLFHRPKNSYCFSQCLANDQEQVHREIAHVKDILEQKIMQCIGSQASKYLFFPLENTDKLVSDPELYVKYRLWHVDALKPLVSNVVTTYLAHNGVGFEMYSLIDKLKVLELGEGYLDVVDLDNQLN; encoded by the exons ATGACTCAAGAACATGCTCAGCTTCCTGAATATCTGGTGTTTATGAAACAGTTCTCAGTGCAGGTACAGATAAGGGAGCCAGCCGGAATCATGATCTGGACAAGGAATAGCCCGCTGATTGAGATGTTTGGGTTGGAATTGCATGTCGGGCGAAAAAATCACAGCCACGGGGAACCACACTGGGATAGAGAGTTGCTAGTCAACACATCCACTATTGTGGATGGGAAATTCCTCATTCGGGACGATAACATGGTGGTGAAACAGGGAGAAATAATTCGTTACCGTTTTTCGGTTCTGCACAAGAAAACTCTATCGCATAGCAATTTCCGACGAATCATTGTCACGG ATTACCTTTTCCATCGGCCGAAGAACAGCTATTGCTTCTCACAATGTCTCGCCAATGACCAGGAACAAGTTCATCGGGAGATCGCACATGTGAAGGACATCCTGGAGCAGAAGATAATGCAGTGCATCGGATCGCAAGCTTCGAAGTATTTGTTCTTTCCGCTGGAGAATACAGACAAGTTGGTTTCGGATCCGGAACTGTACGTAAAGTATCGTTTATGGCACGTTGATGCACTTAAACCGTTAGTTAGCAACGTGGTCACAACCTATCTTGCCCACAATGGTGTTGGATTTGAAATGTATTCATTAATCGATAAATTGAAGGTACTAGAGTTAGGTGAAGGCTATCTGGACGTGGTTGATTTGGATAATCAATTGAATTAG
- the LOC128301039 gene encoding serine/threonine-protein phosphatase PP2A 65 kDa regulatory subunit isoform X1, with protein MAASASGDKAADDSLYPIAVLIDELKNEDIQLRLNSIKKLSTIALALGEERTRNELIPFLTESIYDEDEVLLALAEQLGNFIPLVGGPEYAMYLIPPLESLATVEETVVREKAVESLRTVAGQHSAQDLEVHLVPTLQRLVSGDWFTSRTSACGLFSVCYPRVSAAVKSELRINFRTLCQDETPMVRRAAAGKLGEFAKVVELEYLKSDLIPTFVQMAQDEQDSVRLLAVEACVSIAQLLPQDEVELNVMPTLRQCVNDNSWRVRYMVSEKLTDLQKAVGQEITKNDLVSAFQFLLKDSEAEVRASASAKVTEFCANLDKTCQEQIIMTSILPCVKELVADSNQHVKSALASVIMGLSPIVGRNNTIEHLLPLFLIQLKDEWPEVRLNIISTLDCINDVIGIQQLSQSLLPAIVELAEDSKWRVRLAIIEYMPLLAGQLGQEFFNQKLRDLCFNWLNDHVYAIREAATLNMKKIVQTFGTQWAETNIINQILLMCKNSNYLHRMTCLFCINALADVCGADIIERLFLPTIKVLSTDLVANVRFNVAKTLQKLTPFLDQAAIDEHVKPILEKLNTDTDVDVKYFASEAMVSSAAA; from the exons ATGGCTGCCAGTGCGAGCGGTGATAAAGCTGCGGATGATTCACTGTATCCGATTGCCGTGTTGATCGATGAGTTGAAAAATGAAGATATTCAG ctGCGCCTGAACTCGATCAAGAAACTATCGACGATTGCACTAGCCCTGGGCGAGGAACGCACCCGCAATGAGCTAATTCCCTTCCTGACGGAGTCCATCTATGACGAGGATGAGGTTTTGCTGGCATTGGCCGAGCAGCTCGGTAACTTCATTCCGCTGGTTGGCGGACCCGAGTATGCGATGTACTTGATTCCACCGCTTGAATCGTTGGCCACGGTTGAGGAGACGGTGGTGCGCGAGAAGGCGGTCGAGTCGCTCCGTACCGTTGCCGGCCAGCACAGTGCCCAGGATTTGGAGGTTCATCTCGTGCCAACGTTGCAGCGTTTGGTGTCGGGCGATTGGTTCACATCCCGCACGTCCGCTTGTGGCCTGTTTTCCGTGTGCTATCCGCGCGTATCGGCCGCCGTAAAGTCGGAATTGCGCATTAACTTCCGCACACTGTGCCAGGACGAAACGCCCATGGTGCGCCGTGCCGCTGCTGGAAAGCTTGGGGAGTTCGCTAAGGTGGTTGAGCTGGAGTACCTCAAGTCGGATTTGATTCCCACGTTCGTACAGATGGCACAGGATGAGCAGGACTCCGTTCGGCTGTTGGCTGTGGAGGCGTGCGTTAGCATCGCTCAACTGCTTCCCCAGGATGAGGTCGAACTC AATGTAATGCCAACGCTACGCCAGTGCGTCAACGATAACTCATGGCGCGTCCGGTATATGGTGTCGGAAAAGCTGACCGATTTGCAGAAGGCCGTCGGGCAGGAGATTACCAAGAACGATCTCGTCTCTGCCTTCCAGTTTCTGCTGAAGGATAGCGAGGCCGAGGTGCGTGCCTCAGCCTCGGCCAAGGTGACCGAATTCTGCGCCAATTTGGACAAAACCTGCCAGGAACAGATCATTATGACGTCGATTTTGCCGTGCGTGAAGGAACTCGTCGCCGACTCGAACCAGCACGTCAAGTCGGCCCTCGCGTCGGTCATCATGGGCCTGAGCCCGATCGTGGGCCGGAACAACACGATCGAGCACCTGCTGCCGCTTTTCCTGATCCAGCTGAAGGATGAATGGCCCGAGGTGCGGCTTAACATTATCTCGACGCTGGACTGCATCAACGATGTGATCGGCATTCAGCAGCTGTCCCAGTCGCTGCTGCCCGCCATCGTTGAGCTGGCGGAGGATAGCAAATGGCGTGTCCGTCTAGCCATCATCGAGTACATGCCGCTGCTGGCCGGTCAGCTTGGGCAGGAATTTTTCAACCAGAAGCTGCGCGATCTGTGCTTCAACTGGCTGAACGATCACGTGTACGCGATCCGTGAGGCGGCCACACTGAACATGAAGAAAATTGTGCAAACGTTTGGCACCCAGTGGGCGGAAACGAACATTATCAATCAGATTTTGCTCATGTGCAAAAACAGCAACTATTTGCACC GAATGACCTGCCTGTTCTGCATTAATGCGCTGGCCGACGTTTGCGGTGCGGACATCATCGAGCGGCTGTTCCTGCCGACCATCAAAGTATTATCGACGGATCTGGTTGCGAATGTGCGCTTCAACGTGGCGAAAACCCTACAGAAACTGACGCCATTCCTCGACCAGGCTGCCATCGATGAACACGTGAAGCCGATCCTGGAGAAGCTCAACACCGACACGGACGTGGACGTGAAATACTTTGCCTCGGAAGCGATGGTGAGCAGTGCCG CAGCCTAA